In Fluviispira sanaruensis, a genomic segment contains:
- a CDS encoding metallophosphoesterase has protein sequence MKKQSDDENIHNGRRRFLFTMASVVAFCLFGRAYTNARRTPNVKNVIVPIEKLHPDLKSFSIVQLTDFHIGITIDKEYVERVVEKVNELNADIIVITGDLIDGYVSKLKDWVSPLERLKAKRGLFYVNGNHEYYWGANGWARYMEEIGFTFLENEHRLIKIGRSLVVIGGVTDLHAERFNRAQKCSPKKSIIGAPKLADLKVLLAHQPITAYDSADLDYYNLQLSGHTHGGQLWPGTWLIHLIQPFHPGLTMYQKMWVYVSRGTGYWGPPVRLDADSEITHISFERA, from the coding sequence TTGAAAAAGCAAAGTGATGATGAAAACATTCATAATGGGAGAAGGCGTTTTTTATTTACAATGGCTTCCGTTGTTGCATTTTGTTTATTTGGGCGAGCATATACTAATGCCCGTCGCACACCAAATGTAAAAAATGTTATAGTCCCAATTGAGAAACTTCATCCCGATTTAAAATCTTTTAGCATTGTACAATTAACCGACTTTCATATTGGCATTACTATTGATAAAGAATATGTTGAGCGGGTGGTCGAAAAAGTAAATGAATTAAATGCCGATATTATTGTAATAACAGGTGATCTTATTGATGGCTATGTCTCCAAATTGAAGGATTGGGTTTCACCACTTGAACGTTTAAAAGCAAAGAGAGGCCTCTTTTATGTCAATGGCAACCATGAATACTACTGGGGAGCAAATGGTTGGGCACGATATATGGAAGAAATCGGGTTTACATTTTTAGAAAATGAACATCGCTTGATAAAAATAGGGCGCTCTCTTGTTGTTATTGGTGGAGTCACCGATCTGCATGCAGAGCGTTTTAATCGTGCACAAAAATGCAGTCCGAAAAAGTCGATCATTGGTGCACCAAAACTTGCGGATTTGAAGGTTTTATTAGCGCATCAGCCTATCACAGCGTATGATTCCGCTGATCTTGATTACTACAACTTACAATTATCAGGCCATACCCATGGTGGACAGCTTTGGCCGGGAACTTGGTTGATTCATCTTATTCAACCTTTTCATCCAGGTTTGACAATGTATCAGAAAATGTGGGTCTATGTCAGTAGAGGGACAGGGTATTGGGGGCCGCCGGTGCGCTTGGATGCCGATTCAGAAATCACTCATATTTCTTTTGAGCGGGCTTAA
- a CDS encoding extracellular solute-binding protein: protein MFRLYFIAVLCFVGNMSWAVAYKPVLNVLAPIGVLTPKIIAQFEEESHSNVRMEFIGSRFEYDSRLKAGLRNYDVVIADERILQRLFLQRLLRSLTDESIVAVKSQYPLDQRSKLNADGRSYLTLLIDPMGIAYNRKSITLKGNDLSWDMLINQDENPFWRQRVFVANSPKHQLLLALLATGKEITSTSWFIPEASLKWLQSLKLQSANIDYPLELAFLGNKIEAAAVFRSDYLKYKKVVPDLKFIIPKQITFYDRIGAAVVADTVQDNLAQSFIKYLKIKRDYLISNDNYLSYKTQSFEGSTAKNWVLYDDDFPLPRRIENILNDFYKK from the coding sequence TTGTTTCGTTTATATTTCATTGCAGTTTTATGCTTTGTTGGAAATATGAGCTGGGCAGTTGCTTATAAACCTGTTCTCAATGTGCTGGCTCCAATTGGAGTTTTAACTCCCAAGATTATAGCGCAATTTGAAGAAGAGAGCCACTCAAATGTGCGTATGGAATTTATTGGAAGTCGGTTTGAATATGATTCCAGACTCAAAGCAGGCTTAAGAAACTACGACGTGGTCATTGCGGATGAAAGAATTCTCCAAAGGCTATTTCTTCAGCGTCTTCTCCGTTCTTTGACTGATGAAAGTATAGTTGCGGTGAAGTCACAGTACCCACTCGATCAGCGATCCAAATTAAATGCTGATGGACGATCCTATTTAACTCTGCTTATTGATCCCATGGGAATTGCTTACAATCGAAAATCAATAACATTAAAAGGGAATGACTTAAGTTGGGATATGTTGATAAATCAAGATGAAAATCCTTTCTGGCGGCAAAGAGTTTTTGTGGCAAACTCACCGAAACATCAACTTTTACTTGCATTACTTGCAACTGGTAAAGAAATTACAAGTACGTCTTGGTTTATTCCAGAAGCAAGTCTTAAATGGCTGCAGAGTTTAAAATTGCAAAGTGCAAATATTGATTATCCATTAGAATTAGCATTTTTAGGCAATAAAATAGAAGCAGCAGCTGTCTTTAGATCGGATTATTTAAAGTATAAAAAAGTGGTGCCTGACCTAAAGTTTATAATACCAAAGCAAATCACATTTTATGATCGCATTGGTGCAGCCGTCGTAGCAGATACTGTGCAAGATAATTTAGCACAAAGTTTTATTAAATATTTAAAAATAAAACGTGATTATTTGATTTCAAATGATAACTATTTGAGTTATAAGACACAAAGCTTTGAAGGTTCAACTGCCAAGAATTGGGTTTTATATGACGATGATTTTCCTCTGCCGAGAAGAATTGAAAATATTCTCAATGATTTTTATAAAAAATAA
- a CDS encoding 30S ribosomal protein S1: MAKFRYIDAEENSRDPFASESDTANEFEELLKDDKNIPTARRYRMGESVTGAVISASSEFIFVDLGGKSSGSLSTEEFTSAGLSTPKVGESISAFVRSDNGSEILLTRTLRRNEADDSLLRNAYEARIPVEAKVEKAIKGGFEATIGAKRCFIPLGQMDIVHFDNPEVYVGNTFKFLISEFKGRNVVLTRKAILREEMDGKIQSVLQGLEIGQSHVATVTRLVDFGAFASIDGVEGLIPLSELGWKRVKKADEVVRLGEQVTVKIIQIERSPKLKIAFSLKDAGEDPWIANATRLHPGEVLQGTVVRMIDGGAFVNVAEGVDGLVPISQITWEKRINHPKDILQVGQAVKVHVLTADLGAHRLSLSIKGPMPEELANKFKGKKRDESSLSEEEKNLMKQWEDYRANEAKVFTPANREDTSIFAAAFNKASKKK; the protein is encoded by the coding sequence ATGGCAAAGTTTAGATATATCGATGCAGAAGAAAATAGCCGTGATCCTTTCGCAAGTGAAAGCGACACAGCCAATGAATTCGAAGAATTGCTTAAAGATGACAAAAACATTCCAACAGCCCGTCGCTACCGTATGGGCGAGTCTGTAACAGGCGCAGTAATTTCAGCAAGTTCTGAATTTATATTTGTCGACCTTGGCGGGAAAAGCTCTGGCTCCCTCTCAACCGAAGAGTTTACAAGCGCTGGTCTATCCACTCCAAAAGTGGGTGAAAGCATTTCCGCTTTTGTTCGCTCCGACAATGGATCCGAGATTTTATTGACGCGCACACTCCGCCGCAATGAAGCGGATGACTCCCTTTTAAGAAATGCTTACGAAGCACGTATTCCAGTGGAAGCAAAAGTGGAAAAAGCTATCAAAGGAGGTTTTGAAGCGACTATTGGGGCAAAACGTTGCTTTATCCCACTTGGACAAATGGATATTGTGCATTTTGACAATCCTGAAGTCTATGTTGGCAATACCTTCAAATTTTTAATTTCGGAATTCAAAGGCCGTAATGTTGTTTTGACCCGCAAAGCAATTTTACGCGAAGAGATGGACGGCAAAATTCAATCCGTTCTCCAAGGTCTTGAAATTGGTCAAAGCCACGTTGCAACGGTCACACGTCTAGTCGATTTTGGTGCCTTTGCATCCATCGATGGGGTTGAAGGCCTCATACCATTAAGTGAACTAGGCTGGAAACGTGTAAAAAAAGCCGATGAAGTCGTTCGTTTAGGTGAACAAGTTACAGTTAAAATCATACAAATTGAGCGCAGTCCAAAATTAAAAATTGCATTCAGTCTCAAGGATGCTGGTGAAGATCCTTGGATTGCCAACGCCACACGCCTCCACCCAGGCGAAGTTTTACAAGGGACAGTCGTGCGTATGATCGACGGTGGTGCTTTTGTCAATGTGGCTGAAGGTGTGGACGGACTCGTTCCAATTAGCCAAATTACTTGGGAAAAAAGGATTAACCACCCTAAAGACATTTTGCAAGTTGGCCAAGCTGTCAAAGTGCATGTTCTCACAGCGGACTTGGGAGCTCACCGTTTAAGCCTATCTATCAAAGGCCCAATGCCTGAAGAACTTGCAAATAAATTCAAAGGCAAAAAGCGCGATGAATCTTCACTCAGTGAAGAAGAAAAAAATCTTATGAAACAGTGGGAAGATTATAGAGCAAACGAAGCAAAAGTCTTTACACCTGCGAATAGAGAAGATACAAGTATTTTTGCTGCTGCTTTCAACAAAGCAAGCAAGAAAAAGTAA
- a CDS encoding 30S ribosomal protein S1, whose amino-acid sequence MASLHSDVSKKKVNYNSLEWLDEDVDFLSQEEIPDGFAALFKAQEESQNVVKEGQVVKGRIIEIKDENVVIDIGHKSAGEIPKSEFTAENSVFSLKVGDVVDVFVDVFEDDEGELVLSKDKADMLKAWDRISEAFEKDELVEGKIVGRVKGGLSVDIGVKAFLPGSQVDLRPVRNLEKLLGQVLQFKIIKFNKKRGNIVLSRRVLLEQDRERMRSETLKGLQVGSSMIGIVKNITDYGAFIDLGGIDGLLHITDMSWGRLNSPSEILNVGDEINVKVLSFDPGSNRVSLGLKQLQNDPWVSVAEKYASAQRLRGKVVSLTDYGAFVELEPGVEGLIHVTEMTWNRRIKHPSKIVNIGDEVDVVVLAVDLENHRISLGMKQTEPNPWEIVTQKYQVNDVIRGKIRNITDFGIFVGIEEGVDGLIHVSDISYTERIKHPQDLYKKGDEVEAKVLQIDVENMRFSLGIKQLGEDPYELAAKKFVPGTKGKGKITRIAEFGAFVEIAPGVEGLIHTSELENPNATVDTEIDYVVLSVDFAERRFELSQKAATRGLDETHNKAIQAALNNEAAPQNSFAEAFARAKATKDSN is encoded by the coding sequence ATGGCAAGTCTTCACTCCGACGTCTCAAAGAAAAAAGTTAATTACAACTCCCTCGAATGGCTTGACGAAGACGTAGATTTCTTATCTCAAGAAGAAATTCCTGATGGTTTTGCAGCTCTTTTTAAAGCACAAGAAGAGTCACAAAATGTTGTTAAAGAAGGCCAAGTTGTTAAAGGCCGTATTATCGAAATCAAAGACGAAAATGTTGTTATCGACATTGGTCACAAATCTGCAGGCGAAATCCCAAAGAGCGAATTCACAGCAGAAAACTCTGTTTTCTCACTCAAAGTTGGTGATGTTGTAGACGTTTTTGTAGACGTTTTTGAAGACGACGAAGGTGAGCTTGTTCTTTCTAAAGACAAAGCAGATATGCTTAAAGCTTGGGATCGTATCTCTGAAGCATTTGAAAAAGACGAACTCGTTGAAGGCAAAATCGTTGGTCGCGTTAAAGGTGGTCTTTCTGTCGATATCGGCGTGAAGGCATTCCTTCCTGGCTCCCAAGTTGACCTTCGCCCTGTACGCAACCTTGAAAAACTTCTTGGTCAAGTTCTTCAATTCAAAATCATTAAATTTAACAAAAAACGTGGAAACATCGTTCTCTCCCGTCGCGTTCTCCTTGAACAAGACCGTGAACGCATGAGAAGCGAAACACTCAAAGGTCTTCAAGTTGGGTCCTCTATGATCGGTATTGTTAAAAACATTACAGATTACGGTGCATTTATTGACCTCGGTGGAATCGACGGACTCCTTCATATCACAGATATGTCTTGGGGACGCCTCAACAGTCCATCTGAAATCCTTAACGTTGGTGACGAAATCAACGTTAAAGTTCTCAGCTTTGACCCAGGCAGCAACCGCGTTTCTCTCGGCTTAAAACAATTACAAAATGATCCATGGGTTTCTGTTGCTGAAAAATATGCTTCCGCACAACGCCTTCGTGGAAAAGTTGTCAGCTTAACTGATTACGGCGCATTTGTTGAACTCGAGCCAGGCGTTGAAGGTCTTATCCACGTTACAGAAATGACTTGGAATCGTCGTATCAAACACCCAAGCAAAATCGTTAACATCGGTGACGAAGTTGATGTTGTTGTTTTAGCTGTTGATCTCGAAAACCACCGCATTTCTCTTGGCATGAAACAAACTGAACCAAATCCTTGGGAAATCGTGACACAAAAATACCAAGTCAATGACGTTATTCGCGGCAAAATCCGCAACATCACTGATTTCGGAATCTTTGTTGGTATCGAAGAAGGTGTTGATGGCCTTATCCATGTTTCTGACATCAGCTACACAGAGCGCATTAAGCACCCACAAGACCTTTATAAAAAAGGCGACGAAGTGGAAGCTAAAGTTCTCCAAATCGACGTTGAAAACATGCGCTTCTCCCTTGGAATCAAACAACTTGGCGAAGATCCATACGAATTGGCTGCTAAGAAATTTGTTCCAGGCACAAAAGGCAAAGGCAAAATCACACGCATCGCTGAATTCGGCGCATTTGTTGAAATTGCTCCAGGCGTAGAAGGTCTCATTCACACAAGTGAACTTGAAAACCCAAATGCAACTGTTGACACTGAAATCGACTATGTTGTTCTCAGCGTAGACTTTGCAGAACGCCGTTTTGAACTTTCGCAAAAAGCTGCGACACGCGGCCTAGACGAAACTCACAACAAGGCAATTCAAGCTGCTCTTAACAACGAAGCTGCTCCACAAAACAGCTTTGCAGAAGCATTTGCTCGCGCAAAGGCAACTAAAGACAGCAACTAA
- the sppA gene encoding signal peptide peptidase SppA, whose amino-acid sequence MDENQINKRPRIILTVLATIGSISIIFVILFFSMIAYTIHSISGGMKNLSSSFNNPSTSSGANFTVPAGSSEYIAGVKLTGEISAETANEVLEKLNTAKEDKNVVGVLFEVSSPGGAVVASQEMYDAISEVRSKKPVVVYVRDMAASGSYYSSASADKIIANRGSLIGSIGVILSNIETDKLISFLKLNPVTLKTGALKDAGSPLRPMNENDKKYLQSLIENMRSQFVADVKAGRKLPDSTLSYMSDGRVVLATEALKLKLIDGIGTKQTALEEITKIAQLKKTPNLFYYENIQPFSELFSQKFIGGTSKILSETAKNLIINTEKNTELPKAQF is encoded by the coding sequence ATGGATGAGAACCAAATCAATAAACGCCCTCGAATTATTTTAACAGTTTTAGCGACAATTGGCTCTATTTCGATTATTTTTGTTATTTTATTTTTTTCAATGATAGCATATACAATTCATTCTATTTCCGGTGGAATGAAAAATTTATCGAGTTCTTTTAATAACCCTTCAACAAGTTCGGGTGCGAATTTTACCGTTCCCGCAGGATCATCAGAATATATCGCTGGGGTAAAACTCACTGGCGAAATCTCCGCAGAAACAGCCAATGAAGTGCTCGAAAAACTCAACACTGCCAAAGAAGACAAGAATGTTGTGGGCGTGTTATTTGAAGTGAGCAGTCCTGGCGGCGCTGTGGTCGCAAGTCAAGAAATGTATGACGCAATAAGTGAAGTGCGCAGCAAAAAACCTGTGGTTGTTTATGTTCGCGATATGGCAGCTAGCGGTTCCTATTATTCCAGCGCTTCAGCAGATAAAATAATTGCAAATAGAGGGAGTTTAATCGGCAGTATTGGGGTGATTCTCAGCAATATAGAAACAGATAAACTTATTTCATTCCTTAAATTAAATCCAGTGACTTTAAAAACGGGCGCACTCAAAGATGCAGGCTCCCCTCTTCGCCCCATGAATGAAAACGATAAAAAATACTTACAATCCTTGATAGAAAATATGCGTTCACAGTTTGTTGCCGACGTAAAAGCAGGGCGTAAATTGCCCGACTCCACTCTCAGTTATATGTCCGATGGACGGGTTGTACTCGCAACTGAAGCTTTAAAATTAAAATTAATCGATGGGATAGGCACAAAACAAACTGCACTTGAGGAAATTACAAAAATTGCTCAACTCAAAAAGACCCCTAATTTATTTTATTATGAAAATATTCAACCCTTTTCAGAATTATTTTCGCAAAAATTTATTGGTGGAACTTCTAAAATTCTAAGTGAAACAGCCAAAAATCTCATTATAAACACGGAAAAAAATACAGAATTGCCAAAAGCTCAATTTTAA
- a CDS encoding YggT family protein, with translation MLLIEIIFKIAYYLLYFYMLCLVITGVLSLVGANPSNPIVGFLNAITAPPCRALVKKFPKLLVRNQQGYYDLSPMVLILAVGCLMIVIQTVGSSLGFYI, from the coding sequence ATGCTTTTAATCGAAATTATTTTTAAAATAGCTTATTATTTGCTCTATTTTTATATGCTTTGTTTAGTTATTACAGGTGTGTTGAGTTTAGTGGGTGCAAATCCTTCTAACCCGATCGTCGGTTTTCTCAATGCAATAACAGCTCCTCCCTGCCGGGCTTTGGTCAAAAAATTTCCTAAACTTTTAGTGAGAAACCAGCAAGGTTATTACGATCTATCGCCTATGGTCCTCATCCTTGCTGTTGGTTGCTTAATGATTGTGATTCAAACTGTAGGAAGTTCGCTCGGGTTTTATATTTAA
- a CDS encoding cyclic nucleotide-binding domain-containing protein, with translation MKTASIVLPPKTTVVQEGDETKGIYVIQEGKVELIKTVEGFEISLGEISRGDIIGMNTLMSRERHVLTARTIVQTVALFYSTDSIIPFFNDANPIVSTFIKAICERVNYLSDLAIEGKMNEKKLEKNSGTAHQHAAQLAHLLAAFVRQGTIEHDDNKIYPLKSFLINGEIILFRKFDYLEKIFTAFSTSGLIKVVFDKKYGNIILKPNVQLIEDFAIFSTNVGKKGIAAFVPIKCHNWMSGLIRIHKRNKDNNGAFPKKDFPNMINRELGRQDGEEIMHKLMGYKLLTEKGADEGSKRIFYNAIQLQKRIIFESISRAVNDLDSGKAAEKKEGGKTEEKKGSTRS, from the coding sequence GTGAAAACAGCAAGTATTGTATTACCACCCAAAACAACTGTAGTTCAAGAAGGAGACGAGACAAAAGGTATTTATGTGATCCAAGAAGGAAAAGTTGAGCTAATCAAAACAGTTGAAGGTTTTGAAATCAGTTTAGGGGAAATATCACGTGGTGATATTATCGGGATGAACACGCTCATGAGCCGTGAGAGGCACGTCTTGACAGCACGGACAATCGTTCAAACAGTCGCTCTTTTTTATTCTACAGATTCCATTATTCCGTTTTTTAATGACGCAAATCCAATTGTGAGTACATTCATTAAAGCAATTTGTGAACGAGTCAATTATTTAAGTGACTTGGCAATTGAAGGAAAAATGAATGAAAAAAAACTCGAAAAAAACTCGGGCACAGCTCATCAACATGCCGCACAACTCGCTCATTTACTTGCTGCTTTTGTAAGACAAGGGACTATAGAACATGATGATAATAAAATTTACCCACTCAAATCATTTTTAATTAATGGTGAAATCATTCTCTTTAGAAAGTTTGATTATTTGGAAAAAATTTTTACAGCCTTCTCAACAAGTGGATTGATTAAAGTTGTATTCGATAAAAAATATGGAAATATTATACTAAAACCCAATGTGCAATTGATCGAAGATTTCGCCATATTCTCAACAAATGTAGGAAAAAAAGGCATTGCTGCATTTGTCCCTATCAAATGCCATAATTGGATGAGTGGACTCATACGCATTCACAAACGAAATAAAGATAACAATGGTGCTTTTCCGAAGAAAGATTTTCCAAATATGATCAATCGTGAACTTGGTCGCCAGGATGGCGAAGAGATAATGCATAAATTAATGGGTTATAAGCTCTTAACAGAAAAAGGGGCAGATGAGGGGAGCAAACGTATTTTCTATAATGCCATTCAATTACAGAAAAGAATTATCTTCGAAAGCATTTCACGAGCCGTCAACGACCTCGACAGCGGCAAAGCTGCTGAGAAAAAAGAAGGAGGAAAAACCGAGGAGAAAAAAGGTTCTACTCGGAGTTGA
- a CDS encoding chemotaxis protein has protein sequence MVNIGRPMFQVGSNIFELIEFTATKTGVPGASDRKTPILYGVNVAKVREVIRLPTIVPCLTNAPEVLGVFNLRGLPIPAIHLAKALGYDEEPVTPTSQVIVTEFSSRRAGFVVAGTRRIRRVSWDKVLPPSSDAFNTITGMMLIENQDFIFILDFERILLDIEGRSTGQGSSGYSANEGMIQPAGGGSQAPPAQQGGAPAGKGTKPLILVVDDSPTARRAICDMLRGMQLDIIEYTNGESAWKDLLNAEEGSDLSKVQLIVSDVEMPKLDGYSLVKRIRGNEKLKKMPIILHSSLTGDVNRDRAKQAGADAYVGKLNRKEIVEALKAALPPTWTGAA, from the coding sequence GTGGTAAATATCGGCAGACCCATGTTTCAAGTGGGTAGCAACATTTTTGAACTTATTGAATTCACTGCGACGAAGACGGGTGTCCCCGGGGCTTCGGACCGCAAGACACCGATATTGTATGGTGTCAATGTTGCTAAAGTGAGAGAAGTGATTCGACTCCCCACAATCGTCCCCTGCTTGACCAATGCACCTGAAGTGCTTGGTGTCTTTAATCTTAGAGGACTACCCATCCCCGCAATTCATCTGGCAAAAGCCCTTGGGTATGATGAAGAACCCGTGACCCCCACTAGCCAAGTTATAGTGACAGAATTTTCAAGCCGCCGTGCTGGTTTCGTGGTAGCTGGTACTCGAAGAATTCGGCGGGTGAGCTGGGATAAGGTTTTACCTCCCTCGAGCGATGCTTTTAATACGATCACAGGGATGATGTTGATCGAGAATCAAGACTTTATTTTTATTCTCGATTTTGAACGCATCCTTTTAGACATTGAAGGCCGGAGCACTGGCCAAGGATCTTCTGGTTACAGTGCAAACGAAGGCATGATCCAACCTGCAGGAGGAGGATCACAAGCTCCACCCGCTCAGCAAGGAGGAGCACCGGCAGGAAAAGGAACAAAACCACTTATCCTTGTTGTGGATGACTCACCTACCGCTCGGCGCGCGATTTGTGATATGCTGCGGGGTATGCAGCTCGATATAATAGAATATACAAATGGTGAAAGTGCTTGGAAAGACTTACTCAATGCAGAAGAAGGTTCGGATCTGAGCAAAGTGCAGCTTATTGTCAGTGATGTGGAAATGCCAAAACTCGATGGCTATTCGTTAGTGAAACGTATCCGTGGCAACGAAAAACTGAAGAAAATGCCAATCATACTTCATTCCAGTTTAACAGGAGATGTAAACCGGGATCGTGCGAAGCAAGCAGGAGCAGATGCTTATGTTGGTAAACTCAATCGCAAAGAAATTGTGGAAGCCCTCAAAGCAGCACTCCCACCCACTTGGACTGGCGCAGCATGA
- a CDS encoding Crp/Fnr family transcriptional regulator — translation MKPDTLTFAPQQIIFNEGEESNGIYLIQEGIVEIFRVREGTEVNLGTLKQNDVLGTLTVLSKEPRTASARATAKCTVLFFQSQGLKESFKEIPLWSQAVIKDAIGRVKHVNELLIEAKLNEKKLLRTVGSSHHHSAQLAYLLASLVRKGAILNDTQVSIFPTKDFITCAELILMKKYNYLEQIFKAFNECGLIKEMDDKKYGKILMKPNPGLMEEFAAFSLNIAKKGSLTFLSQKFYPWMSAVARISKKNNNQENFKRADLALLLQTELGREDGEFIVSELIQHGILSEKDNIVNFSTNKLQKTVVFESLSRILKDITL, via the coding sequence ATGAAACCAGATACCTTAACCTTTGCCCCTCAACAAATTATATTCAATGAAGGTGAAGAAAGTAATGGTATTTACCTAATTCAAGAAGGGATTGTCGAAATTTTTCGTGTGCGTGAAGGAACAGAAGTTAATTTAGGCACTCTTAAGCAAAATGATGTTTTAGGTACACTCACTGTTTTGTCAAAAGAACCAAGAACAGCGTCTGCACGAGCGACAGCAAAATGTACAGTGCTTTTTTTTCAAAGCCAAGGTCTTAAGGAATCTTTTAAAGAAATTCCTCTTTGGAGCCAAGCAGTTATAAAAGATGCCATTGGGCGAGTTAAACATGTCAATGAATTACTTATAGAAGCAAAATTAAATGAAAAGAAACTGTTACGCACAGTAGGATCTTCTCATCACCATTCCGCACAGCTTGCTTATTTATTAGCTTCTTTAGTGCGCAAAGGAGCTATTTTAAATGATACTCAAGTTTCAATTTTCCCAACCAAAGATTTTATAACTTGTGCCGAATTAATATTAATGAAAAAATACAATTATCTGGAACAAATATTTAAAGCTTTTAATGAATGTGGTTTGATAAAAGAAATGGATGATAAAAAATATGGCAAGATATTAATGAAACCAAACCCTGGATTAATGGAAGAATTTGCAGCATTTTCACTTAATATTGCAAAAAAAGGCTCACTTACCTTTCTCTCACAAAAATTTTATCCCTGGATGAGTGCTGTCGCAAGAATCAGCAAAAAAAATAACAATCAAGAAAATTTTAAACGCGCTGATTTAGCTCTATTATTACAAACTGAGCTTGGACGTGAAGATGGTGAGTTTATCGTTTCAGAGTTAATACAACACGGAATATTAAGTGAAAAAGACAATATTGTGAATTTCTCTACCAATAAATTACAAAAAACAGTTGTTTTCGAAAGTCTTTCAAGGATTTTAAAAGATATTACACTTTAG
- a CDS encoding trypsin-like serine protease, with amino-acid sequence MKHQIKLITFASIVSVSLVGCGKILYKLRTEKKCDPNNIEKGIYGGCEITPEVENKLLELNSSVLINTSFYGASFGNTCTGNFISENIILTAGHCITKKDKADNNLPIMQIAIENEKKVHTHYMEKTIKNPTYVVHPHYKANAKYVEETKSDKNTAQSKNVEEKGNPFSSDDFADLALIYSPISATELNAKIIRLSESTKKIERVYFVGYGQLSNIDDLSNIKEKRWGTAFITQSVNKDLNSTIFKDQNKKVWHINDFWYTYFANKYISGQYKTKTPAESFLVTIGLQNEEGVCSGDSGGVIFIKRDNEFLGAGVVHASSGKCSDKVSYNMKIGAYKDWILSESAEIGQLKNNLQKINFVP; translated from the coding sequence ATGAAACATCAAATAAAATTAATTACGTTTGCTTCAATTGTTTCTGTTTCTCTTGTTGGCTGTGGAAAAATATTGTATAAATTACGTACAGAAAAAAAATGCGACCCAAATAATATAGAAAAAGGTATCTATGGTGGTTGTGAAATCACTCCAGAAGTCGAAAATAAACTACTCGAATTAAATTCAAGCGTTTTGATTAATACAAGTTTTTATGGTGCGAGTTTTGGTAACACATGCACAGGCAATTTTATTTCAGAAAATATAATATTAACAGCTGGCCATTGCATTACAAAAAAAGACAAAGCAGATAATAATTTACCAATTATGCAAATAGCAATCGAAAATGAAAAAAAAGTTCATACTCATTATATGGAAAAAACGATAAAAAATCCTACTTACGTAGTTCATCCGCATTACAAAGCCAATGCTAAATACGTCGAAGAGACTAAAAGTGATAAAAATACTGCGCAATCAAAAAATGTAGAAGAAAAAGGAAACCCATTTTCATCAGATGATTTTGCAGACTTAGCTCTTATTTATTCTCCCATCAGTGCGACTGAATTAAATGCAAAAATTATCCGTCTAAGTGAATCCACAAAAAAAATTGAAAGAGTGTACTTCGTTGGATATGGTCAATTGTCTAATATAGATGATTTATCAAATATAAAAGAAAAAAGATGGGGAACAGCATTCATAACACAATCCGTAAATAAAGATCTAAATTCAACGATATTTAAGGATCAAAATAAGAAAGTTTGGCATATAAATGATTTTTGGTATACATATTTCGCTAACAAATACATATCAGGTCAATATAAAACAAAAACTCCCGCAGAGAGCTTTCTTGTTACCATAGGGCTGCAAAATGAAGAAGGAGTATGCAGTGGTGATTCCGGCGGAGTTATTTTTATCAAACGGGATAATGAATTCCTCGGCGCAGGAGTGGTGCATGCGTCTTCGGGAAAATGCTCTGACAAAGTGAGCTACAATATGAAAATTGGTGCTTACAAAGATTGGATTTTGAGTGAAAGTGCTGAGATAGGTCAGTTAAAAAATAATCTTCAGAAGATAAATTTCGTTCCTTAA